TGTTTTGTACAAGCCCgcttaagaaaataaattattattaattttgtagtatTAATTTCATCCAATTTGTCAGGACTGGATGGTCAAATACGACCAAGAGTCGCCCGTGCAGCCGCGGTACGATCTGAACGCTCCCGACCTGTACCTGCCAGCCATGGGCTACGTCACCTATGTGCTGCTGGCGGGATTCATGCTCGGTAAGTAAAGATGGCACTGTTGGTACTTCATTTCTCTCAAATATCACATTCTGAAATGAACTCTATGTGAAAGGATTTAGATTCAACACAGGTACAGAAGTAACCACAACGGGAAATTGATGTAAATGCTCAGTTATCTTTATGACCAGCCCGAGCCAGCGTGTCTCGTTGACATGCTATTTGTTCTCGTTTTTTTCTATTCTGtgcattcaaattaaaattcaaatcatttatttagtaaataggccgcaatgggcacttttacacgtcattctttaaactaccagcgctttcggaaagaccatcattgccaagaagagtgcgccgcaagaaacttggcagaaagtaattttttcaaaataaaataattacaaataaaatacttaaaaactacagtatacaattaaataaaaaattacgaaataatattaataatagtacagggatgtatgtatggggggtcccttagttacaaaaggtaaacactaactatatctacgttcagtggaagtgtagaatgcttccaccgtcataaattaaataaaaataataataataatataattctgaaataaacatttcaggtcaagtaaccattaagctttttaagtaggtacatcgtcactactttgaaaaacctcgtatctaaaatcaatatgtcaacaaatttGAACCTTGAATCAATGTTcttaaagttcactcggaaaaattatctattttgaggtacgagttttttttaaagtagtgacaacacataggtaggtacatgctATCTACAACTTAGGGATATTTAAAACACGAGTCTATGAGTTTCTCAAAGGGACGGCGGTGATTACCTCCCATCCCCCCCTTGTCTGCCCCTTGTTTGTCccctcttaaataaaaaaaatttttgaagcAACTTAATGGGAATCCAACCTAGTGGTCCGGAATGTAAAAATACCATCCCCACAAAAAGTGAGGTTCTATAAGGTCgattttgttgataaatttatatttgtttatttcccCAGGTCTCCAGCACCGCTTCTCCCCCGAACAAATCGGCATGCAAGCTTCCAGCGCTTTAGCCTACATAATATTCGAGATGATACTGTACCTGGTTACCTTATACATCACCAACACCAGCACCAACCTCAAGACTCTGGACCTGGTGGCGTTCTCGGGCTACAAGTACATCCCCATGATCGTGAGCCTGCTGGGGACTATCCGGCTCGGGGGGGCTAACGCTAGCCTGCTGGGTACTCCGTACGGCTACTTTGGCGCGGGCTATTGCGGGCTACGCGGCGCCCAGTCCGTACGAGGAGCCCTGGGGCAAGCCGGGCGGCACCAAGCGCCGCGTCTACTTCCTCCTGTTCGTGGCGCTCACGCAGCCGCTGCTGTCCTGGTGGCTGACCTACCATCTCGTGCCGAGCGTCGCCGTCGTAGCCACGCAACCGCTATAATACATGTACTAGCTAGGGATGTACCGGCTAGTCGGGAAATTCGGCCACGTTTGTAGTCGGCGTCGGCGACTAATCGGCTGATGATAATATTGGGCACTATGACTTTAATAGGAATCATACTAATGAAAAGTACAAAGTGGAGTTGTTTGTCTGATACAACAATTAGATAACTTGGTAGTAGTTTGCCTGCgtgtccaccagagatgtgcgaggatgtcttgcgaggaatgtgtgtcatgaaccagtagaaacgcttcattaccTAACCTCGCTCATagcatctctagtggaaacagcttgGCCGAGCGGGAATTATACTTGAAACCATAATTCGTGAGACTCATTTTGCACAAGTGTTGCCACAGTCCGTATcgatattaaaaatacattacggCATTGGCTTCTAGTAGTATTTATCcattaccacagaataactaatagtaacTTGCGGTGACAATATCgaattagtttaataatttactttgcaATGTAAGATATAATTTAAAGAAGTGCAAATACGAACCAACAGAcagttatttcatttatttttttttttgattggcCTCACCTTAGATCCGCTTTATCTATTTTATATGCCCATTATATCATTGCCGTCACCAAGTGCGCTAACCGAGGTAATAGTTTCATCATGCTCTTGAATCGATCTCACAAAAATCATATCAAAAATCGATtcaaaatttgtatttattttgacaatTTTAGTATTAGATCTGACCACACATTAGATTTAATCGTTGGAGCCACTTAGCAAACCATTTAGTCGAATCGACACTGAATATCGATATAGGCTACATCACTATTTAATTTCATCGAACCCTGGTAACCCTTTAACTGTCATTGAATTGTCAATCTAGTCAATGAGGCGTTTCTATttgttcatgacaaacatatttctcgcatattcgcacatctctggtacaAACGCAAACTTTGTCAGGCTTATTCAAAACACAAACAAGTGGCGCGACTAGCGGATCGAAACGAACGTTCTCATTTCTCAAGTTCCCGATTGCACTTAGCCGAAATGTGGCCGAAATCAATGATCGGCGATCGGTGTCGGCCCATCTCTAGTTGGAACTAGCTAGCTGTCGTCGGCTCTGCTATCGAATATTTAGATATTTGCACGGATCCACAGGACTAATATAAAAGCGGCAGAAGTGATGCAAGATATGAACATCTAACTAAACCCACGTGAAATTAATTGATCTAAAGAACTATTGTAAAGTCTTCCTAAATATCTCTAACCACCCTGTAGGTCGAACGTCAGTTGTATAACTCAAAATAGCGAAGGCTATTTCCACTTACAATTTGGCGTGACAATTCagccttgtttttttttctgatgtaGGAACTGCCATAAAAAATGGTGAAGTGCTTACTTGGTCGGTCATTCCTCTAAGTAAATATAATGCGATAATTAACATCAGAACTAGGCAGCGAAACATACTTGTATTTATAGATtactacatattaaacattcgtATATTTCATACATGTATCTGTCCCTACCAGCAAATGAGCCCGAAGATTCCCGGTCTAGAATAATATAGAATACACTTGACACTTGATTTGGTTAAatctaaaaatacaaaaaagtatgCACAttatatccgcagtagaactaaggttaccgacatagttcgaaaattgcgaaactgaagtggcagtgggcggggcacattgctcgcaggactgatggccgatggggtcaaaaggttctcgaatggcgtccgcggaccgggagacgagctgacggtaggcctccaacaagatggagccacgacctggttaagatcgcggagtcgcggtggatgcggaaagcacaagaccggtctgagtggagagccttggggaggcctatgtccagcagtggacgtctttcggctgacatgatgatgcaCATTATGACACGGAAAGTGGTcaaagtggcgccatctctgacACGAAATATAAACGCTAACATTTCCGCTCGTTTATATTAGTTCGGTGGACATGCTTCTGGATTTGAACTTTAACGGTCGTGCCAGTGGCGCCGGCGACGAGCGTATACTCTACATTACGCGATCCTCTTCCCGCACGATActtgggggctgtttcaccatccattgatttgtgttaactgacggtaaaatgtgatgccgtctccgtctattcgatcaaaacaaatagagacggcatcacatttaaccgtcagttaacactaaccaatgggtggtgaaacagcttcTTAGTGAGGGTTTTTCTAGCAGGCTAGTTCGCGCTAGtgtcgtgagatccgtttgactaCTGTGACATTACGGtttttgacaactcctgaatttgccataaatcctgtaaattattataaaaacatagacatacagacaacgttgaaaattggatttacagtgattttttgaaaaatctatacatctgtctctttctaaaacgcttttctctatgcagcaagtatgaccCTACTTGTGTGTGACCCTTTCAAACGTGTGACGTTCAAACCTTTATATCTGCTATTCGAAAAGGTaacttaaaaatggtttttctgATTGATAGCAtgcattatcattatcaatattATCATATCAAGCTTTCatgtatgaaataaataaataaatagtcaaatGCCGTTTTTTGTCACGATTGTAATgggatataaatattataatataaaaaggcCACTGTATCCATCATCCACTATTACTCgaacctctcatatttcgtttgcTACGTTTTTTTACCGAATATCGACAAAATACACTTAACTAAAACTTTGGCCAAATTGTCCACTaaggaagtatttttttttacttaactgactgactgactgtactgactgaaacgtcaaacggacgtCACGATACTAAAAACGATCGAACTTATTATTAGACCGCGATGCGAGTAGGACTGAACGATCTGTAATTTTGTGCACATTTTTATGTCAGTATATGTAACTTAACTGTTAATTCCATTTCTAGTCTCATCGTGGTTACTATCCAAAAACAAGGGCTAAAGAATTTCATTGGTAATACGAAAAcagttattaatataatttttttttaacattcctTGATTAAAATGGCTTTATTAATACAACAAAACATAGTAGAATTCTACTAATACTTTTCATTCAGTTAAATATATTGAGATAAAACCGCTaacgtatttttgatttaattttaccaaTGAAATTTTACCAATTTCATTTTAACTAGTATATTGACCGGTCAGTAAGGGCTTATTTACACAGTGCAAGTACCATTAAATGCCGGCGCTTGGCCGAGAGCTTGTAACTGGCAGTCCTAGGCCGGAAACATAATTTACCATCAAGAAGTCGGTTTTAACATGCCAATATATTAGTTAAGCTTGTTCTTATTGCGATGAAAGATAGACTGCCTCAGCCTTTCATTAACTGTCGTTTTCACTCTTGTTGTCAAGAAAACAAGGAACAACAATTATGAGATATGTCGGTGGCTGAATGCCAGACCAACGGTAGCGTCACGATAGGGTAGTtgataccataaaaaaaatcccaGACGAGAcattaatgataaataaataaaaaacactatTATAGCCCTGGACACCagtgaaatttttaattaattacataattgtatttttaatcaCTTTgtaacaaataggtacttaaatagttAATCCATAACGAATAATACGGTACAACTAGAGTGCTAATATTGCCTGGGGcacgtcggttttcttcgtatTTCAGAAAattcaaatgagaaaaaaaaacgatcttttgtttcgagtttcaaacgacattagcaaactagtttagtGTTACGTCAAAGAcatgttttgacagctcataaaagtACCCCAATCAATGAGGGTGTTCACAGAGGCgaagtatcgctagatggcgtttgtATCGTGAGGgccatttgacgtttgacgtttgcttgcgattggctcatttagttatttaacggattcgatttgtagcattcgaacatggcggatgtagacaatgtctaattttgctatttctgtttctttggctagttgaagtataattttgatagtgttttatgcgacgattaaccttaacagtgaacagtgatcacaaaattctatattgctctcgtgtctgacattttttaatgcgcaagtggtctccgcgtggtttctggaattttgctatcaagttgcaaaaactacaatcaccgtacaacatgcataagaagaatatatttatctttaatttaactgacattggcccaagccttatggccgccattaagaggaataaataaaataaccaatcacgagcaaacgtcaaacggacctcacgatattagcgccatctagcgatatttcgcctctgtgaacaCCCTCATTAGTGGTGTCATCTACcctatcataatatttataatacataattataaaatattgctAATGTAAAATGTGCTACCAAACACACAGTGACAGTGTgccctaattaaaaaaataataattagcagCCTCGTTTAATAATCTTGATTAGATTCTCAGAAGCGATCGCCATTACAATTTAACgatgaatatttgtattgtccATTTATAAATAGATGCCATTATTCTGACTGTTTTGGTAATATAATATCTTGTTTTGACTTTCCTTTTCTAACCTAAGCATGAATGCAAAAAAACACTAAACAAAGAAATTTAACTTGCATAGCGAAACCTATTTTTAGTGATGAAAAATCTATTGTATCCTCgtaaaaatgtacctattgtTAGAAGTTATAAATTGTGTGAATTGTTGTCTgcacatttattttgtacctacctacttataataattttagCAATTCAGCGAGCGTCTGTAGATTATTTCATTTCCCGTCACCTATCCCCTTCTGTTCTGTTATGCCATGTATCcagaaatacttataaaattacTGATTGACTTTTTGACTCTGATACTATAGCAGAAAATCTGAACTTGAAAAAATttgcaccggtctgataatagaatgaaatgtattttataaaaattttgtatatcagaaaatatattagaaaaggttttgctaaaaaaatcctggacaggctatttttttttttttttaattaacatgaagtgtatgggactagagcctgaaataaacgttaaattatttattattaattaaatgcagacaaccctatatcagCGTGTTCACAATATAACCATGATaacgttgatatacaatttgttctattatctaatcaagtgaaagtaactggcATCGACATAACTGTAAAGTATAAACCTGGCCACCCAGTAAACGTCCAGTCCAGTAAACAATATCAAACCCAATGTCTACATATTGtataggttttatactttaagtcaatataaaattttcttattatctcgatgatgcaacaattatttattttattaacaatcattttagaaaaatatatttaaaatagccagtttaggatttttttagcaaacacatttctaatatattatctaatatactatttattataaaatacatttcattctattatcagtgCAGATTTTTTCAAGTACGGATCTTAGACCACTGGAAATGTTGACTTATGTTatgcaacaaataaatatgttgttacttaaattaaaacagcATTGCATAACTTTAGATACAATATAAATTTTCACCAAAAAAAGGCATGGAATTTTGTACTGCAATtgggcatttttttaaagaagttaCATAAATTGTAAAGAAATTAGGCCCAATTTAgcgttattacttattattaccctcaatgtaaatattaagttagatttttcacctattaaaatGTAACAGCCCGGCTGTTCCAATTCTCTTAAGAAAGTTATAAATGTGTATACTTATTTTACTAATCcttgcaatttattaaaagtaagttttttacAGTTTTCGTAGAACTTATTTTAAATCTTTCCCATAATTCCCAACAGAGTGGTAATTGTTCCAAACAAGCCGGTAACGATCGTTCCTAGAACAAAGGATCCCCTATATTTCGCCGACTGCCTTGGAAAGGTATTAAGATATTTCACGTATTAGTTAAAGAAGAGCATTAATGGAGCGTCGGCGTGTAAACAGAAACATTAAAGCTAACTGCtacataaataacaataaaactataatCGAGTTAAGACGCACGCGTCTATGACCTAATCTAGTAACACAGTCAACTGGCCCGGCCTAAGAGTAGGACAGCCAATGGTAACCCCCCGTAGCGAGAGAGAGATGGAACAACGCTACACCTTGACCTAGTTTCTAGCTCTTGAATCGACGCCTCCCTGTATTACCGCGCCGCTTTTAAATACTAGAAAACATCACGACTTAAAACCATCATAAGTGCTGCCTACGCAAAAATTTATTCAACATTTCTACTTGAAGTTTCTTTATAACAATTTAACAGTTACAGTCAGAAATTGAGGAAGACACGTCGATAAATTCAGTCTTGCATTATTAGTCTTGAGTAGTAAACAGAATAACTGGTAAacatgaaaaaagtttttattatttatccatTGAATACTTGTTTTTCATACATGGCGCAAAAATATTACGTCGATGTCCATGAAGATAGTCGCAAGCTGTGATTGGCTGTCGTACGACCTTGGCGCATTATGTCAAAATAGTGAAGTGATTCAATGTTTATTCATAGTCTAGCAAATTTCACAGTCGATCGATTTATGAAAATGTAAAAAGCAACAAAAATTATACTAAATAGCATTATACTTCTACTCTGGTAAGGTGAGATATGATTTAGAAGCTAACAAGCTATCGCCCGCGACTTTTTCTGCGAAGTATTCGCTTAGGAACTCAAATGTTCGGTATAAAACATAAGTTTTCAATATTAGTTTATAATGGTCTTCATgtctgaataaaaatattaaaataaaaagtttggtATTATTTCTTTTTCACCTCATAAATAATATGCAATTGCAAAACTGTTAGTGTTGTAGATATTAAGGGAATTCAAATTATTTAGGTGCATTTCGTGGTAAAATGATAATTATCCTAACAACATTATGTCAAACTACGGTTCGTAAAAAAACGTTTAAACCTGTTAGTCTGTAAAAATACTATCAACATTTAAGAGTTCTACTCTTGTTGGTAGAACAATTTCCACTTTTTCCTTTCTTCTGCCAGTCTTTTGACCCGCATGATTTAGTTGAAAGAGTTTAATCTCAGTGGTCATCTTCTTGCTTCCTTCCCTTACCCTTTAAAAGGTAGatgcgatttagcgaccacatacATTGACTTGGAAACTCAACCTTATTGTATTAGTTATAAGTTACAATaaacattgtaattattgaaaatactagctttaaaaacatcctttgtcaggtatgtattctaCCATTTATCTACCATTTTCTTGgcgtacaataaaaaaaaaaaaaaaaaagcaatgaaatttaattaaatagaatacattaaatgaagttaaaaataacaataaacaaaacataatcaattaaaatacattagctagtcaaaaaaatacaataaagttAAATCACAATCactcaacaaaaaataaatcatatacgctacaatgtcaaaatttcaaaaccaTACATTAATAACCATAAATGATAGTACTCAACTGATTAGTTAATTTGTATTCCAGATATTCTTTAACTGTATAAAAACATATTGTACTGTATTCGATAGCCGCCTTTGATTCTTTGGTAGTTTGCTCCATTAAATGGGGCCTTAAGGGTTAAATTTTTCTTCGTAAATATATTAACatactgtaaaaaaatactagttagtaatttgattacaaaactatgtatacatattaattatttcaaatattaaaattttacagtGTCTATTgtcattaacccccgacgcaaaaagaggggtgttataagttagactgctatgtgtgtctgtgtgtctgtctgtggcacagtagctcttaaacgggtggaccgatttgaatgcgtttttttttatttgaaagtaggttttcttgcaatggttcttagacatgttttaccaaaatcggttcagccgtttccaggtatttgattctacatacaatggaatggtggcaacacgacgagctgatacTGCAGCAAGGATATCCAGCACATCAgtatactgttaaaaaaattaaagcagatatgtcgtgtttgattctttttgatcagtatttgattctacacaCAATGCattggtggcaacacgatgagctgatgctgcagccaggatatctaacacactagtacactttataaaaataatataacaataataaaaaattaaaagacatGAAATAAAgcacttaaattaaaattttaaaaaaccccagcaaaaaacgccagcaaatatataaaaaaacgcccTAAAGAAAACCgctgacaaaaaaacgccgccaaaaaagacaattaaaaagttggCAGCGACTTCATCTgctaagaattcgtttatcactatcccgcgagCACTAGCCTGagttaatttagcataagtacctagtattttttttttatctaagcgttgtcgttgtcgggggaccgctaaggttagataatactttaaaaataca
This region of Choristoneura fumiferana chromosome 11, NRCan_CFum_1, whole genome shotgun sequence genomic DNA includes:
- the Yif1 gene encoding LOW QUALITY PROTEIN: yip1d-interacting factor 1 (The sequence of the model RefSeq protein was modified relative to this genomic sequence to represent the inferred CDS: inserted 2 bases in 1 codon), which produces MNFNASRNVGQPGGLRKAKRVSDVAAMGAPTPPPAYSPAPGFGPPPAYSPAPGFGPPQEGIQLDAGQDFNSPQPQTNFGYMPGYPQAPLPPMASPGQLGSMLQQPIVQDMALQYGNQLASAGREAVQRELGRYVPVARLRYYFAVDTRYVIRKLLLILFPYTHKDWMVKYDQESPVQPRYDLNAPDLYLPAMGYVTYVLLAGFMLGLQHRFSPEQIGMQASSALAYIIFEMILYLVTLYITNTSTNLKTLDLVAFSGYKYIPMIVSLLGTIRLGGANASLLGTPYGYFXARAIAGYAAPSPYEEPWGKPGGTKRRVYFLLFVALTQPLLSWWLTYHLVPSVAVVATQPL